A genomic stretch from Chitinophaga agri includes:
- the rplU gene encoding 50S ribosomal protein L21 — protein MFAVVKIAGQQFKVQKDQEIFVQQLQGNIGDKVQFSEVLLIDNGGQLTVGTDVKSVVKAEILSHVQGDKVIAFKMKRRKGFRKKVGHRTHFTKIRINEIA, from the coding sequence ATGTTTGCAGTTGTAAAAATCGCAGGTCAGCAATTCAAAGTACAAAAAGACCAGGAAATCTTTGTACAGCAGTTGCAGGGAAATATCGGAGATAAAGTGCAGTTCTCTGAAGTGCTGTTAATAGATAATGGCGGCCAGCTGACCGTTGGTACTGATGTAAAATCAGTGGTTAAAGCAGAAATCCTGAGCCACGTTCAGGGTGATAAGGTAATCGCCTTCAAAATGAAACGCAGAAAAGGTTTCAGAAAGAAAGTTGGTCACCGTACACACTTTACGAAGATCCGCATCAACGAGATCGCTTAA
- the rpmA gene encoding 50S ribosomal protein L27, which produces MAHKKGEGSVKNGRDSQSKRLGVKIFGGQAAVSGNIIVRQRGTVYHPGANVGIGRDFTIFAVADGVVEFRKGRENRTIVSVRSLDTTAQA; this is translated from the coding sequence ATGGCACATAAAAAAGGTGAAGGTAGCGTTAAGAACGGCCGTGATTCTCAAAGCAAAAGGCTGGGAGTAAAAATATTTGGTGGTCAGGCAGCCGTATCTGGTAACATTATTGTTCGTCAGCGCGGTACTGTTTATCATCCTGGTGCAAACGTAGGAATTGGTAGAGATTTTACCATTTTCGCAGTTGCTGATGGAGTTGTTGAGTTCAGAAAAGGACGTGAAAACAGAACCATCGTTTCCGTAAGATCACTTGACACCACTGCCCAGGCGTAA
- a CDS encoding DNA polymerase/3'-5' exonuclease PolX encodes MLDNYAIADNFSLISKLMDIQGDNSFKAKSFASAAFTVEKLPIQLQVTPPEEIAKIKGIGDSISKAIQEMLQTGKFAALEAYLLKTPPGILEMMKIKGLGPKKIATIWKELEVESLGELLYACNENRLTLLKGFGQKTQDAVKQSIEFYFSNQGRYLYAQVESLALSLEKQLTQMLAPAAVSLTGQFRRNENIIDEITFVAALPAPALLEKLAQLPGLTPAVATTEGALIWQHEQNIIIKIYPAEADSFDKTLFTTTATASFLEHFNAALDVNSIPANSTEAAIFTLAGMDYIEPCLRNGGRAIDLAKKQQLPVLITHKDIKGIIHSHSTWSDGEHTLQQMAITAKEQGFEYLVISDHSRSAFYANGLSIERIQAQHAEIDELNKQLAPFRIFKSVEADILNDGSLDYPDEILASFDLVIASVHSNLKMSEEKAMARLLKAIENPYTTILGHMTGRLLLSRNGYPVNHQQIIDACATHNVVIEINAHPRRLDIDWEWIPYALEKNVLLSIDPDAHSTDGFHDIYYGTLAARKGGLTAAHNLSSFSAAELEAFISKKKK; translated from the coding sequence ATGCTCGATAATTACGCTATTGCCGATAATTTCTCCCTGATATCAAAACTGATGGATATCCAGGGCGATAATAGTTTTAAAGCCAAGTCCTTCGCCAGCGCCGCCTTTACAGTGGAAAAACTGCCCATTCAATTGCAGGTCACGCCGCCGGAAGAAATTGCTAAAATAAAAGGCATCGGCGACTCCATCAGCAAAGCTATTCAGGAAATGCTGCAGACCGGTAAATTTGCCGCCCTCGAAGCCTATCTCCTGAAAACACCTCCGGGTATCCTGGAAATGATGAAAATCAAAGGCCTGGGACCTAAAAAAATAGCCACTATCTGGAAAGAACTCGAAGTGGAATCCCTGGGTGAACTCCTCTACGCCTGTAATGAAAACCGCCTCACCCTATTGAAAGGCTTCGGACAAAAAACACAGGACGCGGTTAAACAAAGCATAGAATTTTATTTCAGTAACCAGGGCCGCTACCTCTACGCGCAGGTAGAATCCCTCGCCCTGTCTCTGGAAAAACAACTGACACAAATGCTGGCTCCCGCTGCTGTTTCATTAACCGGACAATTCCGCCGCAATGAAAACATCATTGATGAAATAACATTCGTAGCTGCCCTCCCCGCTCCTGCCCTGCTGGAAAAACTGGCACAGCTGCCGGGACTTACGCCTGCTGTCGCCACCACTGAAGGTGCGCTCATCTGGCAACACGAACAAAATATCATCATCAAAATATATCCCGCAGAAGCAGATAGTTTTGATAAGACATTATTTACCACCACTGCCACTGCCTCCTTCCTTGAGCATTTTAATGCCGCTCTTGATGTGAACAGTATTCCTGCGAATAGTACCGAAGCAGCCATATTTACATTGGCAGGAATGGATTATATAGAGCCCTGCCTCCGTAACGGCGGACGGGCAATTGACCTTGCAAAAAAGCAACAATTGCCTGTGCTCATCACACACAAGGACATCAAGGGCATTATCCATAGCCACAGCACCTGGAGTGATGGCGAACATACACTTCAGCAAATGGCCATCACCGCTAAAGAACAGGGATTTGAATACCTCGTTATCAGTGATCACTCGCGCTCTGCCTTCTATGCCAACGGCCTCAGTATCGAACGCATACAGGCACAACATGCAGAGATCGATGAACTGAATAAACAACTGGCTCCATTCCGCATTTTCAAAAGCGTTGAAGCCGATATCCTCAATGATGGTAGTCTGGATTATCCGGATGAAATACTCGCCTCCTTCGATCTCGTTATTGCATCTGTACACTCAAATCTTAAGATGAGTGAAGAGAAAGCAATGGCACGACTCCTGAAAGCCATAGAGAATCCATATACTACCATACTCGGACATATGACAGGTCGCTTGTTACTTAGCCGTAACGGTTACCCGGTAAATCACCAGCAGATCATTGATGCCTGTGCTACACATAATGTGGTGATTGAGATCAATGCGCATCCCCGCAGACTCGACATTGACTGGGAATGGATTCCATATGCGCTGGAAAAAAACGTACTGCTGTCTATCGATCCGGATGCACATAGCACTGATGGTTTTCATGACATCTATTACGGTACGCTGGCTGCACGAAAAGGTGGCCTCACCGCTGCACACAATCTTAGCAGCTTCAGTGCTGCTGAACTGGAAGCATTCATCAGCAAAAAGAAAAAGTAA
- a CDS encoding histone H1-like repetitive region-containing protein — MATIKKAAKKAAPKKAAAKKAAPKKAAAKKAAPKKAAAKKAAPKKAAAKKAAPKKAAAKKAAPKKAAAKKAAPKKAAAKKAAPKKAAPKKAAAKKAAPKKAAAKKAAPKKAAAKKAAPKKAAVKKAAPKKKAAPRKKAAKPAETPNTTPSAPIAPEL, encoded by the coding sequence ATGGCAACAATTAAGAAAGCGGCTAAAAAAGCTGCTCCTAAAAAAGCTGCTGCTAAAAAAGCCGCTCCTAAAAAAGCTGCTGCTAAGAAAGCTGCTCCTAAAAAAGCTGCTGCTAAGAAAGCCGCTCCTAAAAAAGCTGCTGCTAAGAAAGCCGCTCCTAAAAAAGCTGCTGCTAAGAAAGCCGCTCCTAAAAAAGCTGCTGCTAAGAAAGCCGCTCCTAAAAAAGCTGCTGCTAAGAAAGCTGCTCCTAAAAAGGCTGCTCCTAAAAAAGCTGCTGCTAAGAAAGCTGCTCCTAAAAAAGCTGCTGCTAAGAAAGCTGCTCCTAAAAAAGCTGCTGCTAAGAAAGCTGCTCCTAAAAAAGCTGCTGTTAAGAAAGCTGCTCCTAAGAAGAAAGCTGCTCCAAGGAAAAAAGCTGCTAAACCAGCTGAAACTCCTAACACAACTCCATCAGCGCCAATCGCTCCAGAGTTGTAA
- a CDS encoding 1-deoxy-D-xylulose-5-phosphate reductoisomerase: protein MSKKNIAIFGSTGSIGIQALEVIEAHPDKFSVEVLTGGTNADLLIEQALKFRPNAVVIADETQYQKVKDVLFDKGIKVFAGAKAMVEVAAWSSIDMMLAAIMGFAGLAPTLAAIEQGTPIALANKETLVVAGDIVMAAANKRNVPVVPVDSEHSAIFQCLLGEDLRNVEKVILTASGGPFLGKKPNFLINVKKDHALQHPNWRMGAKITIDCATLMNKGLEMIEARWLFNLPPEKIEVVIHPQSIIHSMVEFVDGSLKAQLGVPDMKLPIQLALGFPERLANDFPKFSFKNNPTLTFEQPDTKTFRNLAIAIEAMHKGGNAACVMNAANEEVVHAFLKNRIGFLQMTEVIEEILVKVPFVEKPTLHDYLESDQAAREYANSMINAIVI, encoded by the coding sequence ATGAGTAAGAAGAACATAGCCATCTTTGGCTCCACAGGATCTATTGGCATCCAGGCATTGGAGGTAATTGAAGCTCATCCTGACAAGTTCAGCGTAGAAGTATTGACGGGCGGCACGAATGCCGATCTTTTAATAGAACAGGCGCTGAAGTTTCGTCCGAATGCAGTGGTAATAGCTGATGAAACACAATATCAGAAAGTAAAAGACGTATTATTTGATAAAGGTATCAAGGTATTTGCAGGTGCGAAGGCGATGGTAGAAGTTGCCGCCTGGAGTTCCATTGATATGATGCTGGCTGCTATTATGGGGTTTGCTGGTCTGGCGCCAACACTGGCAGCTATCGAGCAGGGAACACCTATCGCACTGGCCAATAAGGAAACACTTGTAGTAGCGGGTGATATTGTCATGGCTGCTGCAAACAAAAGAAATGTTCCTGTTGTACCGGTAGATTCAGAGCATTCTGCAATTTTCCAATGTTTACTCGGAGAAGACCTGAGAAATGTGGAAAAAGTGATCCTGACCGCTTCAGGAGGACCTTTCCTTGGCAAAAAGCCGAACTTCCTCATCAATGTAAAAAAAGATCATGCGTTACAGCATCCTAACTGGAGAATGGGTGCAAAGATCACGATAGATTGTGCCACCCTGATGAATAAAGGGCTGGAAATGATCGAAGCGCGCTGGCTGTTTAACCTGCCTCCTGAAAAGATCGAGGTAGTGATACATCCACAGTCTATCATTCACTCTATGGTAGAGTTTGTGGATGGATCGCTGAAAGCACAGCTGGGCGTACCCGACATGAAGTTACCTATACAACTGGCATTAGGATTTCCGGAGAGATTAGCCAACGATTTCCCGAAATTCTCATTCAAGAATAATCCTACCCTGACATTCGAACAGCCTGACACCAAGACTTTCCGTAACCTGGCCATTGCCATTGAGGCGATGCATAAGGGAGGAAATGCTGCGTGTGTTATGAATGCTGCTAATGAAGAAGTAGTACATGCCTTCCTAAAGAACAGGATCGGTTTCCTGCAGATGACAGAAGTGATAGAAGAAATCCTGGTGAAGGTACCTTTCGTAGAAAAACCTACCCTGCATGACTACCTGGAAAGCGATCAGGCGGCCAGAGAATATGCAAATTCCATGATCAACGCTATAGTGATTTAA
- a CDS encoding GH3 auxin-responsive promoter family protein, whose amino-acid sequence MKLKSLLAKPFASIVSSKIRKEMQRAVDDQEAILEELIKTGRKTEFGKDHHFENVNSYNDFKQAVPVRDYELFKPYINKIKDGKQNVLWKGQPIYLAKTSGTTSGVKYIPITKDSVSNHIDTARNALLNYMAETGKTEFADGKLIFLSGSPVLERVGGIPYGRLSGIVNHHVPRYLRTNQLPSYETNCIEDWETKLDKIVDETINEDMRLISGIPPWMQMYFDRLIERSGKPVGELFKNLDVLVYGGVNFEPYRAKLLASIGRPINTVETFPASEGFFAFQDSQDHKGLLLNTNAGIFYEFIPANEIFDPNPTRLSLRDVQIGVNYALVVSTNAGLWAYNIGDTVKFVSVNPYRLVVTGRIKHFISAFGEHVIGEEVEYSLMRAAREENLQITEFTVAPMVAPQGELPFHEWFVEFEQQPADLAAFARKVDGYMQEKNIYYNDLLTGNILQPLKIRTVRKNGFIDYMKSVGKLGGQNKVPRLSNDRALVDELSKFLI is encoded by the coding sequence ATGAAGCTTAAATCACTGCTTGCCAAACCATTTGCTTCCATCGTTTCAAGTAAGATCAGGAAGGAAATGCAACGGGCGGTAGACGACCAGGAAGCCATCCTGGAGGAGTTGATAAAAACAGGCAGGAAAACTGAGTTTGGAAAGGATCATCACTTTGAAAATGTCAATAGTTACAATGATTTCAAACAGGCTGTGCCTGTCAGGGATTATGAGCTGTTCAAGCCATATATCAATAAGATAAAGGATGGCAAACAAAATGTGTTGTGGAAAGGACAGCCGATTTATCTTGCCAAAACTTCAGGCACCACCAGTGGCGTAAAGTATATTCCGATAACTAAAGACTCGGTTTCCAACCACATCGATACCGCCCGTAATGCACTGCTGAACTACATGGCAGAAACAGGCAAGACGGAATTTGCAGATGGTAAACTCATATTCTTATCTGGTTCTCCGGTGCTGGAAAGGGTAGGTGGCATTCCTTATGGACGCCTGAGTGGCATTGTGAATCACCACGTACCGCGATACCTGCGTACCAATCAGTTGCCCAGTTACGAAACCAACTGTATAGAAGACTGGGAAACCAAGCTGGATAAAATAGTTGACGAAACGATCAATGAAGACATGCGTCTGATCAGTGGTATTCCACCATGGATGCAGATGTATTTTGACAGACTGATCGAAAGAAGTGGAAAACCGGTAGGAGAGTTATTCAAGAACCTGGACGTACTGGTATATGGTGGTGTGAACTTTGAGCCGTACCGTGCAAAACTGTTGGCTTCCATTGGTCGTCCTATCAATACTGTAGAGACTTTCCCTGCTTCTGAAGGCTTCTTTGCCTTCCAGGATTCCCAGGATCATAAAGGCTTATTATTAAATACCAACGCTGGTATTTTCTATGAATTTATTCCTGCGAATGAGATCTTCGATCCGAATCCTACCCGTCTGTCACTCCGCGATGTGCAGATAGGTGTGAATTATGCGCTTGTTGTCAGCACGAATGCTGGTCTGTGGGCATATAATATTGGAGATACAGTAAAATTTGTATCTGTCAATCCTTACCGTCTCGTGGTGACCGGACGTATCAAACATTTCATTTCTGCGTTTGGTGAACACGTAATCGGAGAGGAAGTGGAATACAGTCTGATGCGTGCTGCCAGAGAAGAAAATCTGCAGATCACTGAATTTACAGTCGCTCCTATGGTCGCGCCACAGGGGGAACTGCCGTTCCATGAGTGGTTCGTTGAATTTGAGCAACAGCCTGCTGATCTTGCCGCCTTTGCAAGGAAGGTAGATGGCTACATGCAGGAAAAGAACATCTATTATAATGACCTGTTAACCGGAAATATTCTGCAGCCACTGAAAATCAGGACCGTACGCAAAAACGGATTTATTGATTATATGAAATCAGTAGGCAAGCTTGGCGGACAGAACAAAGTGCCTCGTCTGAGCAATGACAGGGCGCTCGTCGACGAACTGAGCAAATTTCTTATATAA